A region of uncultured Anaeromusa sp. DNA encodes the following proteins:
- a CDS encoding IS256 family transposase: MAYQNSTVPFEKMLMKFVLDEEPMVSMLKWLCERLMEAEVEGKLGAEKSERSEERQGYRSGYRVRRFDTRMGTMYLMVPKIRNGGYIPFFVEAKKRSEAALMSVIQEAYVNGVSTRKMDRLTKTLGIESISRGQVSVLTKELNEQVEAFRQRKLDATYPVLWVDALYERIRDNRAVKNMAVLVVTGINTEGKRDILAVEPMYEESATTYTKLFDNLKERGIEKVWLVVSDAHKGLVKAVRESFVGCSWQRCKVHFMRNILGCVSSRDKKFFAEKLKQIWLQPDYDSAKKYANWLMNEYEGKYPQAIATLEEGLEESLQFFNFRQIDARKIASTNLLERLNREIRRRTKVVGIFPSMDSYIRLVTSYLIEYSEDWSSGRSYINPMLITELQQQLSKSA; encoded by the coding sequence ATGGCTTACCAAAATTCTACCGTACCTTTCGAAAAAATGCTAATGAAATTTGTGTTGGACGAAGAACCCATGGTATCGATGCTCAAATGGCTCTGTGAACGGCTTATGGAAGCCGAAGTAGAAGGAAAGCTTGGCGCTGAAAAATCTGAGCGTAGTGAAGAGCGCCAAGGATATCGCTCCGGTTATCGGGTTCGCCGCTTCGACACACGAATGGGGACGATGTATTTAATGGTGCCCAAAATTAGAAATGGCGGCTATATTCCCTTCTTTGTTGAAGCCAAGAAGCGATCGGAAGCCGCTTTAATGAGCGTAATCCAAGAAGCATACGTCAATGGCGTTTCAACGCGAAAAATGGATAGGCTGACCAAAACCTTGGGAATTGAGTCGATCTCGCGGGGGCAGGTGTCAGTCCTTACTAAAGAACTAAACGAGCAGGTGGAGGCATTTCGACAGCGCAAGCTGGACGCCACGTATCCAGTGCTTTGGGTCGATGCTCTTTACGAGCGAATCCGCGATAATCGCGCAGTTAAAAACATGGCTGTCTTGGTAGTAACAGGCATTAATACAGAAGGCAAGCGCGACATTTTGGCTGTCGAACCGATGTATGAAGAGTCAGCTACTACGTATACCAAGCTATTTGATAACCTTAAAGAACGTGGTATAGAGAAAGTTTGGCTAGTGGTATCCGACGCTCATAAGGGATTGGTCAAAGCGGTCCGCGAGTCCTTTGTCGGCTGCTCCTGGCAACGATGCAAGGTTCATTTTATGCGTAACATTTTAGGTTGTGTTTCCAGTAGAGATAAGAAATTCTTTGCAGAAAAGTTAAAACAGATTTGGCTTCAACCAGACTATGACAGCGCTAAAAAGTATGCCAATTGGCTCATGAACGAGTATGAAGGCAAATATCCGCAAGCCATTGCCACTTTGGAAGAAGGGTTGGAAGAATCCCTTCAATTCTTCAATTTCCGGCAAATTGACGCTCGCAAAATTGCATCCACCAATCTTCTGGAACGGCTAAACAGGGAAATACGCCGTCGCACTAAAGTCGTAGGCATTTTCCCAAGTATGGATTCCTACATTCGCCTAGTGACCAGCTATCTTATCGAATATAGCGAGGACTGGTCTAGCGGGCGCTCTTATATAAATCCTATGCTTATCACTGAACTTCAACAACAGTTGAGCAAAAGCGCTTAG
- a CDS encoding IS3 family transposase, whose translation MYSEGQKKRAIALYDQCKSVTKVIQRLGYPTRQALYNWITERDLPSRTKASRRQWNNKPDHPRHPPVELKLATIHRCFELGENVQWVSEEIGYSRASIYNWRKAYILKGAAALMNSGDDPRGKLSEGKPTSSKEVEQLKAQMQDMQMEIDILKETLEVLKKDPGIDMTTLRNLEKAVIVDALRDKYSLPLLLRKLNLSKSSYYYQHKQASAPDKYEVLRLHIKALFAENSRRYGYRRIHGWLAREGIHISEKIVRRIMSECGLIVESKRKTKKYNSYKGEISPAVPNVIKRNFHADAPNEKWLTDITEFAIPSGKVYLSPIVDCFDGMLAAWKISTVPDANLVNGMLDDAVSILCKNEQPLVHTDRGCHYRWPGWISRMKNAGLQRSMSKKGCSPDNSACEGLFGRLKNEMFYNRNWSGVSIHQFIEALNNYLIWYNETRIKTSLGNRSPLEYRRSLGLVA comes from the coding sequence ATGTATTCAGAAGGCCAGAAAAAACGAGCGATAGCACTGTATGACCAATGCAAATCCGTGACTAAAGTTATCCAACGCTTGGGGTATCCAACAAGGCAGGCATTATATAACTGGATAACAGAAAGAGATTTGCCATCTAGAACAAAGGCTTCAAGGAGGCAATGGAATAACAAACCAGATCACCCTAGGCATCCACCAGTGGAGCTTAAGTTGGCAACAATTCATCGTTGCTTCGAACTTGGCGAAAACGTACAATGGGTTTCAGAAGAGATCGGTTACAGCAGAGCAAGTATCTACAATTGGCGAAAGGCGTATATTCTGAAGGGGGCTGCGGCACTCATGAATAGCGGTGATGATCCACGCGGTAAATTGTCTGAGGGTAAACCCACTTCATCCAAGGAAGTTGAGCAGCTAAAAGCCCAGATGCAGGACATGCAAATGGAAATAGATATTCTTAAGGAAACTTTAGAAGTACTAAAAAAAGACCCCGGCATCGATATGACAACACTCAGAAACCTGGAAAAGGCAGTGATTGTCGATGCCTTGAGAGATAAATATTCACTGCCTCTTCTACTGCGAAAACTAAATTTATCCAAAAGCAGTTATTACTATCAACATAAACAGGCATCTGCCCCAGATAAGTATGAAGTATTACGACTCCATATCAAAGCATTGTTTGCGGAGAACTCTCGGCGATATGGTTATCGCCGTATTCATGGGTGGCTGGCAAGAGAAGGTATCCATATTTCTGAAAAAATCGTTCGCAGAATCATGTCCGAGTGTGGACTTATTGTCGAAAGCAAAAGAAAGACTAAAAAATACAACTCCTATAAAGGTGAAATCAGCCCTGCCGTTCCCAATGTAATCAAACGCAATTTTCATGCTGATGCACCTAATGAAAAATGGCTGACTGATATAACAGAATTCGCGATCCCCTCCGGAAAAGTATATCTTTCACCTATTGTAGATTGCTTTGATGGGATGCTTGCTGCATGGAAGATTAGCACAGTGCCGGACGCCAATCTCGTCAACGGCATGCTGGACGATGCCGTCAGCATTTTATGTAAGAACGAACAACCATTAGTGCATACTGACCGTGGATGTCATTATCGTTGGCCAGGTTGGATTTCTAGAATGAAAAATGCTGGTCTTCAACGCTCCATGTCAAAGAAGGGGTGCTCTCCAGACAACTCTGCTTGTGAAGGTCTGTTCGGACGTTTGAAAAATGAAATGTTCTATAATCGTAACTGGTCCGGTGTAAGCATTCATCAGTTTATCGAAGCCCTTAACAACTACTTAATCTGGTACAATGAAACAAGGATTAAAACATCACTGGGAAATAGAAGTCCATTGGAGTACCGACGAAGTCTTGGATTGGTTGCTTAG
- a CDS encoding recombinase family protein, producing the protein MQELHLEQFSAIAKHLEQHSIPSPAGKKKWQATVVQSILTNEKYKGHALMQKTYCANFLTKKMVKNTGQVQQYYVENSHPAIIEPDEFDAVQLEFERRKSLGLPTSTTSIFSSKLVCADCGGHFGKKVWGSYKSDKTYRKEIWRCNAKYKRLDKPGNGCQTPHLTEDEIKARFLVAFNKMMSSRAGLIEDCRLAQGVLCDTSAIDAELVELLREIEVVSELSRKAILESARTAVNQSEWAERNNAYLERHRKATKRVDELEAAKRERIGKAKTIDGFIKDIKSRPLVITDFDEKLWLSPIPPRWLRMAR; encoded by the coding sequence ATGCAGGAGCTACACCTCGAACAGTTCTCTGCCATCGCCAAACACCTCGAACAACATAGCATACCGTCACCCGCCGGTAAAAAGAAATGGCAAGCGACCGTGGTGCAGTCCATACTGACGAATGAAAAATATAAAGGCCATGCCCTTATGCAAAAGACTTACTGCGCTAACTTTCTCACTAAAAAGATGGTCAAAAACACAGGCCAGGTGCAGCAATACTATGTCGAGAACAGCCATCCCGCCATCATCGAGCCTGATGAGTTTGATGCAGTTCAGCTTGAATTTGAGCGAAGAAAAAGCCTTGGCCTCCCTACAAGCACCACGAGCATATTCTCCTCAAAACTTGTTTGCGCCGATTGCGGAGGACATTTCGGCAAAAAGGTATGGGGCAGCTACAAGAGTGATAAAACGTATCGCAAAGAAATCTGGCGGTGTAATGCCAAGTATAAACGGCTCGACAAGCCCGGCAACGGCTGCCAAACGCCCCACCTAACCGAAGACGAAATTAAAGCCCGTTTCCTCGTCGCTTTCAATAAGATGATGAGCAGCCGAGCCGGACTGATTGAAGACTGCCGGCTGGCGCAGGGCGTCCTCTGCGACACGTCTGCGATTGACGCCGAACTTGTTGAACTGTTACGCGAGATTGAAGTGGTAAGCGAGCTATCGCGCAAAGCTATCCTAGAAAGCGCCAGAACCGCCGTCAACCAATCAGAATGGGCAGAGCGCAACAATGCCTACCTTGAGCGCCACCGCAAAGCCACGAAGCGTGTAGATGAATTGGAAGCTGCCAAGCGCGAAAGAATCGGCAAGGCAAAAACCATCGATGGTTTTATTAAGGACATCAAAAGCCGCCCCCTTGTCATCACCGATTTTGACGAAAAATTATGGCTGTCACCGATACCGCCACGGTGGCTCAGGATGGCACGATGA
- a CDS encoding DUF6765 family protein, giving the protein MQKDFHYDVIYVLATWAGFNPDEARILAYASQYVDDANNSGRIKFSNGASYTRTSSAHESFDVIHNADDVENRNVWLPFHFLPGNGGHPKGKGEDISLIERIICTPDSFVAREMVKEAINNCDKPYGLHRFGIAMHTYADTWAHWGFAGVKDGVNKVKEISRENEEGVFELLDLAQQAESQAIGEALPVGHGPALHNPDLPFLKKWKFSFIEDLNRGEQTYPNTDFFLKAAENIIKSMRAFIDYRQSHVPLADDLSALFEKYSGLTNEQKAIIEDIFINVKDEEENKRHEIWRDKAQGGEIPGISSIPSYAAKNEGSWKFDAVGAIGEKDTLGDIFEYDSNFINSDWKKFHDGLQMQRSYILLELLPSYGICVS; this is encoded by the coding sequence ATGCAAAAAGACTTTCATTATGATGTTATTTATGTTTTAGCTACGTGGGCAGGCTTTAATCCCGATGAGGCTAGGATTCTAGCCTATGCATCTCAATACGTTGATGATGCCAATAATTCAGGGCGGATTAAATTTAGTAATGGTGCAAGTTATACAAGGACTAGTTCTGCGCATGAATCTTTCGATGTAATACATAACGCTGATGACGTAGAAAATCGTAATGTGTGGCTTCCATTTCATTTTTTGCCAGGAAACGGTGGTCATCCTAAAGGAAAGGGAGAAGATATTTCCTTGATTGAACGTATTATTTGTACGCCAGATAGTTTTGTAGCACGAGAAATGGTCAAGGAAGCAATAAATAATTGTGATAAGCCTTATGGACTGCATCGTTTTGGTATTGCTATGCATACTTATGCAGACACTTGGGCTCATTGGGGCTTTGCAGGAGTGAAGGATGGTGTAAATAAAGTCAAAGAAATATCCAGAGAGAATGAGGAAGGTGTGTTTGAACTTCTTGATTTGGCTCAACAGGCGGAGAGTCAAGCCATTGGAGAAGCACTACCAGTTGGTCACGGGCCTGCATTGCATAATCCAGATTTGCCATTTTTAAAGAAGTGGAAGTTTAGTTTTATTGAAGATTTGAATCGTGGGGAACAAACATATCCCAATACCGATTTTTTTCTCAAGGCTGCTGAAAATATTATTAAATCTATGAGAGCTTTCATTGATTATAGACAGTCACATGTGCCATTAGCGGATGACTTGTCTGCTTTGTTCGAAAAATATTCTGGTTTAACGAATGAGCAGAAAGCTATAATTGAAGATATTTTTATTAATGTCAAAGACGAAGAAGAAAATAAACGACACGAGATATGGAGAGATAAAGCGCAAGGAGGTGAAATACCCGGTATAAGTAGTATCCCATCTTACGCAGCAAAAAATGAAGGTTCATGGAAATTCGATGCAGTAGGAGCAATCGGAGAGAAGGATACCCTTGGTGATATATTTGAATATGACTCTAATTTTATTAATAGTGACTGGAAGAAGTTTCACGATGGACTGCAAATGCAGCGGAGTTATATTCTATTAGAGTTACTTCCTTCTTACGGAATTTGTGTTTCTTGA
- the ettA gene encoding energy-dependent translational throttle protein EttA, whose amino-acid sequence MSQEIDKIIYSMIRVSKKHGQKEVLKDISLSYFYGAKIGVLGLNGSGKSSLLKILAGEDQSFEGRTVLAPGYTIGYLPQEPLVDETRTVREVVEEGLAELVQIRDEYEAINAKFSEPMEPDEMDALITRQGEVQDLMDSKDVWELDSRLEMAMDALRCPPPDTSVSVISGGERRRVALCRLLLKNPDILLLDEPTNHLDAESVSWLERFLKTFPGTVIAVTHDRYFLDNVAGWILELDRGRGIPWQGNYSSWLEQKQQRLANEEKSESERQKTLARELEWIRMAPKGRHAKSKARINAYEALLSHESERLGKDLEIYIPPGPRLGKIVIEAENVSKAMGDKVLVENMSFMIPAGAIVGIIGPNGAGKTTLFTMITGQEKPDSGTLKVGETVKLAYVDQNRDSLEPEKTVYEVISDGNDVIKLGNREINSRAYCARFNIMGQDQQKKVDVLSGGERNRVHLAKMLKTGANVILLDEPTNDLDVNTMRALEDALENFAGCVLVVSHDRWFLDRIASHIMAFEGDSVVTFFEGNYSEYEADRKKRLGKEADQPHRLKFRKLTR is encoded by the coding sequence ATGAGTCAGGAAATAGACAAAATTATTTATTCCATGATCCGTGTATCTAAAAAACATGGGCAGAAGGAAGTCCTCAAGGATATTTCGCTCTCTTACTTTTACGGAGCAAAAATTGGTGTTCTGGGTCTGAACGGATCCGGTAAAAGTTCGCTCCTCAAAATACTGGCTGGCGAAGATCAGAGTTTTGAAGGTAGGACCGTTCTCGCTCCCGGCTACACCATCGGTTACCTCCCTCAGGAACCGTTGGTGGATGAAACCCGCACCGTGCGAGAGGTGGTGGAAGAAGGCTTAGCGGAACTGGTTCAGATTCGTGACGAGTACGAAGCCATCAACGCTAAATTTTCCGAGCCCATGGAACCGGATGAAATGGACGCGCTTATCACCCGCCAGGGTGAAGTGCAGGATCTTATGGACAGTAAGGATGTCTGGGAACTGGACTCCAGGCTTGAAATGGCCATGGACGCCTTGCGTTGCCCTCCGCCGGACACATCGGTTTCGGTGATTTCGGGCGGTGAACGCCGTCGTGTGGCCTTGTGCCGCCTGCTGCTGAAAAACCCGGACATCCTGCTTCTGGATGAACCCACCAACCATCTGGACGCTGAATCGGTATCCTGGTTGGAACGTTTCTTAAAAACTTTCCCCGGTACTGTAATTGCCGTAACCCACGACCGTTATTTCCTTGACAACGTGGCTGGATGGATTCTTGAACTTGATCGCGGGCGCGGCATTCCCTGGCAGGGCAATTACTCTTCCTGGCTGGAACAAAAGCAACAACGTCTGGCCAATGAAGAAAAAAGCGAATCCGAACGTCAGAAGACCCTGGCCCGCGAACTTGAGTGGATCCGCATGGCTCCCAAAGGACGTCACGCCAAGAGCAAAGCCAGGATCAACGCTTATGAAGCTCTGCTTTCCCATGAGTCTGAGCGCTTGGGTAAGGATTTGGAAATATACATTCCACCGGGACCGCGCTTGGGTAAGATTGTCATTGAAGCCGAAAATGTCAGCAAAGCTATGGGCGACAAGGTGCTCGTGGAAAACATGAGCTTCATGATTCCGGCTGGAGCCATCGTCGGTATCATCGGCCCAAACGGAGCCGGTAAAACCACTCTTTTTACGATGATCACCGGACAGGAAAAGCCAGACAGTGGTACCCTAAAAGTCGGTGAAACCGTTAAGTTGGCTTACGTGGACCAAAACCGCGACTCCCTTGAGCCCGAAAAAACCGTCTATGAAGTTATCAGCGACGGCAACGACGTTATCAAGCTAGGCAACCGCGAGATTAACTCTCGGGCTTATTGCGCGCGCTTCAACATCATGGGACAAGACCAGCAAAAGAAAGTGGACGTGCTATCCGGCGGTGAACGCAATCGCGTTCATCTGGCCAAGATGCTGAAAACCGGGGCCAACGTAATCCTTCTTGACGAACCCACCAACGACCTGGACGTGAACACCATGCGGGCCCTAGAAGATGCATTGGAGAACTTTGCCGGTTGCGTGTTGGTCGTCAGCCATGACCGCTGGTTCCTTGATCGCATCGCGAGTCACATCATGGCTTTTGAGGGTGATTCCGTCGTGACCTTCTTTGAGGGTAATTACTCGGAGTACGAAGCCGATCGCAAAAAACGCCTTGGTAAAGAAGCCGATCAGCCGCATCGACTGAAGTTCAGAAAACTTACCCGTTAG